In a single window of the Scophthalmus maximus strain ysfricsl-2021 chromosome 18, ASM2237912v1, whole genome shotgun sequence genome:
- the enpp5 gene encoding ectonucleotide pyrophosphatase/phosphodiesterase family member 5 gives MLGRGGCSPLVCLGALLLLLPPPVSPHSLNQGGSSGHGAKDRPKLLLLSFDGFRWDYIHRVPTPNFHSIMDEGVMVEQVENTYITKTFPNHYSLVTGLYAETHGIVANEMYDPALNRSFSMETDSIYESRWWEEAVPLWVTIQKAGGRSGAAMWPGSDVKIHGLYPSQFLPYNASVSFETRVERIIGWFSAPKEEAVDFAVLYWEEPDESGHLLGPQSSLMDAVIVDIDEKLGFLTNELKKAGLYEKVNLIVTSDHGMTQLFTDNIIELDEYVSRDLYTWVDKSPVVAILPNEGKLDEVYNKLADANPNMEVHKKEEIPEQFHYQHNIRIMPIILEAKEGWTIMQNRTGPFMLGNHGYDNTLRSMQPVFAARGPAFRQNYVKTFMRSVDLYPLMCQILSVRPLPNNGSLSNVQDLLSAEPATSAPSVPPRVSGYSYAPVVGSFLSVVMVLGFFVVYVREVTLKQLPSLKHRRREMSQPLLQEDLHL, from the exons ATGCTGGGCCGAGGAGGCTGCAGTCCCCTGGTCTGCCTGGgggccctgctgctgctgctgccgcctccgGTCTCCCCCCATAGCCTGAACCAGGGTGGGAGCAGCGGCCACGGTGCGAAGGACCGGcccaagctgctgctgctgtccttcGACGGCTTCCGCTGGGATTACATCCACCGGGTCCCGACGCCCAACTTCCACAGCATCATGGATGAGGGGGTGAtggtggagcaggtggagaacACTTACATCACCAAAACCTTCCCCAACCACTACAGCCTGGTGACGGGTCTGTACGCGGAGACGCACGGCATCGTGGCCAACGAGATGTACGACCCCGCTCTCAACCGCTCCTTCTCCATGGAGACGGACAGTATTTACGAGTCGCGGTGGTGGGAGGAGGCGGTGCCTCTCTGGGTGACCATCCAGAAAGCCGGAGGGCGCAGCGGGGCGGCAATGTGGCCTGGGTCCGACGTGAAGATCCACGGCCTGTACCCCTCTCAGTTCCTCCCGTACAACGCCTCGGTCTCGTTCGAGACCAGAGTGGAGCGGATCATCGGGTGGTTCTCTGCGCCCAAAGAGGAGGCGGTGGACTTTGCAGTCCTGTACTGGGAGGAGCCCGATGAGAGCGGGCACCTCCTGGGGCCTCAGAGCTCCCTCATGGACGCGGTCATCGTCGATATCGACGAGAAGCTCGGCTTCCTCACGAACGAGCTGAAGAAGGCCGGGCTGTACGAGAAAGTGAACCTGATAGTGACCAGTGACCACGGGATGACGCAGCTCTTCACTGATAACATCATCGAACTGGATGAGTATGTCAGCAGGGACCTGTACACCTGGGTGGACAAGAGTCCAGTGGTGGCAATACTGCCCAACGAAG GGAAGCTTGACGAGGTGTACAACAAGCTGGCGGACGCCAACCCCAACATGGAGGTgcacaagaaagaagaaatccCCGAGCAGTTCCACTATCAGCACAACATCAGGATCATGCCCATCATCCTGGAGGCCAAGGAGGGCTGGACCATCATGCAGAACAGGACCGGGCCCTTCATGT tGGGTAACCACGGCTATGACAACACCCTGCGCAGCATGCAGCCCGTGTTCGCGGCCCGTGGGCCTGCCTTTCGCCAGAATTACGTGAAAACCTTCATGCGCTCGGTCGACCTCTACCCTCTCATGTGCCAGATCCTGTCCGTGCGCCCTCTGCCGAACAACGGCTCCCTCTCAAACGTTCAGGACCTGCTGTCCGCGGAGCCGGCCACGTCCGCGCCCAGCGTCCCCCCCAGGGTCAGCGGTTACTCCTACGCCCCCGTCGTGGGCTCCTTCCTCAGCGTGGTGATGGTGCTGGGCTTCTTCGTGGTCTACGTCAGAGAGGTGACGCTCAAGCAGCTGCCCTCGCTCAAACACAGACGCAGGGAGATGTCGCAGCCCCTGCTGCAAGAGGACTTGCACCTGTAG